The following is a genomic window from Candidatus Binatia bacterium.
ATCAACGCGCTCGCCACGCGGCGCCGTTACGCGTTGGCCATGCAGTGCCCGCAGAGCGAGATCCATCGCGAATGGAATCGCCGCGTGAGCCAGCCGCTGCCGCCCGTGGCGGTCGCATCCGGGCCTTGTCAGGAGATTGTTCTCCAAGGAGACGACGTCAACGTTGTGGATCTTCCGGCGCCGATACTTAACAGCGACGACGGCGGCCCTTATCTGACGCTCTGCTGCCACATCACGCGGGATCCCGCGACCGGCGTGCGCAACGTCGGGATATATCGGAACCAAGTGCATGACCGGCGGACTCTGGGCATTCTCTCCGGCCCCTACACCAACTTTATGCTGCAACAGCGCAAAGCGGGAAGCGAGACGTTTCCGGTCGCGATTGCGATCGGAGTCGATCCGCGCCTGGTCATGGCGGCGTCTTGCCCGTTTCCGTTCGGCGCCGATGAGCTGGCGATGGCCGGGGCTCTCCGCGAGAAAGCGTTCGAGGTCGTCGAGTGCAAAACCGTCCCGCTGCAAGCGCCGGCGGACGCCGAAGTCGTCCTTGAGGGTTATTACCGTCCTGAGGAAAAACGTGAAGAAGGGCCGTTCGGCGAGTTCACGGGCCATTACGGCGGTTTGAAGATGCCGCGGCCGACGATTCACTTGACGGCGATGACGCGGCGCAAAGATCCGATTCTGCATTTAGCTTATCAAGGCGCGCCGCCCCATGAGACCGATGTCCTGACGGCCGTCGGCAAGGAATCCGAGATCCTGCGCTCGATCACGTTGGCCGGGGTCAAAGCGGTTCACCTAACGGAGGGAGGCTGCGGCGTCTTTCACGTTGTCGTCGCGATCGAAAAACTGTTCGAGGGTTACGGCAAGATGGTCGGCCTGGCCGTCTTCGGCTCGCCGAGCGGGCGGCACATCAAGCAGGTTACCGTCGTCGATGACGACATCGATCCGTTCGACCCGGTTGCGGTCGAGTGGGCGGTCGCGACGCGCGTGCAGCCGCATCGCGACATCGAGATCATGAGCGGGCTCACCGGGATTTTTTTGGATCCATCGCTCCCGAAGGAGGAGCAGGAGGGTCCCGCGCGCACGTCCAAGATTCTTATCGACGCGACGCGTTACGACGCTAAGAATTTTGCGCCGGTCTGTCTTCCGGCCCGGGATGTGTGCGCCAAAGTAGAGAAAGAGTGGGACCGCTATGGAATCGGGAAGGCAACGGGCAAGAGGCATTAGGCAGAAGGAACAAGTTAACTAGCAGGCTGCTGAAAAATCGGATTCATGCTTCGACAAAGCTCAGCACGAACGGAAAACCCTAACGTTCTCAGACATACCTCCGTTCACCCTGAGGCTCTCAAAGGGTGTCCGATGTGTTTTTCAGCAGCCTGCTAGTGCCTATTGCCTAGTGCCTTTTTTAACAAGGGAGGTTCGATGGATCAAAACTCGGTTCAAACAATAATGGAGACTCTCAAGGAAGAAGGCATCGATCTGGTGGTGACGCTTCCCGAAGAGCCGACTTACGCTCTGACGGAGGCGATACGGCAGGATCCTTATTTTACCGCCGTGACCGTGGCCGGCGAGGGAAACGGAATCGCCTTCTGCGCCGGCGCCGCGCTGGGCGGCAGGCGATGCGTTTTCGTAACCGGGATCGCGGGCCTGCTCGTGGCGACCTGGGCGT
Proteins encoded in this region:
- a CDS encoding UbiD family decarboxylase, yielding MGFNGLREFIRLLEDEGELARVRVPVDLNQELGAVCVKSLRGRGPALLFERPGGKETPIFINALATRRRYALAMQCPQSEIHREWNRRVSQPLPPVAVASGPCQEIVLQGDDVNVVDLPAPILNSDDGGPYLTLCCHITRDPATGVRNVGIYRNQVHDRRTLGILSGPYTNFMLQQRKAGSETFPVAIAIGVDPRLVMAASCPFPFGADELAMAGALREKAFEVVECKTVPLQAPADAEVVLEGYYRPEEKREEGPFGEFTGHYGGLKMPRPTIHLTAMTRRKDPILHLAYQGAPPHETDVLTAVGKESEILRSITLAGVKAVHLTEGGCGVFHVVVAIEKLFEGYGKMVGLAVFGSPSGRHIKQVTVVDDDIDPFDPVAVEWAVATRVQPHRDIEIMSGLTGIFLDPSLPKEEQEGPARTSKILIDATRYDAKNFAPVCLPARDVCAKVEKEWDRYGIGKATGKRH